The following are encoded together in the Mustela nigripes isolate SB6536 chromosome 11, MUSNIG.SB6536, whole genome shotgun sequence genome:
- the SRRM2 gene encoding serine/arginine repetitive matrix protein 2 isoform X4, with the protein MYNGIGLPTPRGSGTNGYVQRNLSLVRGRRGERPDYKGEEELRRLEAALVKRPNPDILDHERKRRVELRCLELEEMMEEQGYEEQQIQEKVATFRLMLLEKDVNPGGKEETPGQRPAVTETHQLAELNEKKNERLRAAFGISDSYVDGSSFDPQRRAREAKQPAPEPPKPYSLVRESSSSRSPTPKQKKKKKKKDRGRRSESSSPRRERKKSSKKKKHRSESESKKRKHRSPTPKSKRKSKDKKRKRSRSTTPAPKSRRAHRSTSADSASSSDTSRSRSRSAAAKTHTTALTGRSPSPVSGRRGEGDAPSKEPGTTNTGQPGSPEPSTKQPSSPHEDKDKEKSAVRLSPSPERSSTGPEPPAPTLLLAEQHGGSPQPLETTTLSQEPVNPPSEASPPRGRSLPKSPEKPAQSSSESCPPSPQPTKVSRHASSSPESPKPAPAPGSRREISSSPASKSRSHGRAKRDKSHSHTPSRRVARSRSPTTTKRGRSRSRTPTKRGHSRSRSPQWRRSRSAQRWGRSRSPQRRGRSRSPQRLGWSRSRNTQRRGRSRSARRGRSHSRSPATRGRSRSRTPARRARSRSRTPARRRSRSRTPVRRRSRSRTPARRGRSRSRTPARRRSRTRSPVRRRSRSRSPARRSARSRSRTPARRGRSRSRTPARRGRSRSRTPARRGRSRSRTPARRGRSRSRTPARRRSRSRSVVRRGRSHSRTPQRRGRSGSSSERKNKSRTSQRRSRSNSSPEMKKSRISSRRSRSLSSPRSKAKSRLSLRRSLSGSSPCPKQKSQTPPRRSRSGSSQPKAKSRTPPRRSRSGSSPPSNQKSKTPSRQSCSSSSPQPKVKSGTPPRQGSVTSPQANEQSVTPQIQSRSESSPDPEVKSATPSRLSCSGSSPPRVKSSTSPRRSRSGSSSPQPKVKAVMSPVLSHSGSSSPSPSRVTSKTPPRQSRSESPCSKVEARLLERHSRSRSSSPDTKVKPGTPPRQSHSGSTSPYPKSKPQTPSGHNICGSKSPCSQEKLKDLTAQSSGSFSLCPGVKANTPPGELYFAAASLQQKGQSQTSPDPRSDTSSPEMKQSHSEFPSVQSKSQTPLKGGRSRSSSPVTEPAPRSPAKQEGSELSSPRLKSGMSPEQSKSESDSSPYPAVDSKSLVGQSRLEPSESKEKTVLLLQEEMTASSPRPRDKSSPLPVQDKPDSSPVLREMPKTPSRERGGGVGSSPDPKDQSVLAKPGQDEELMEVVEKSEESSKQVLSHLSPELKEVAGSNFESSPEIEERPTMSLTLDQSQSQTSLEVEGPVVPSTWSGPHFSPEHKELSNSPPRENSSGSPLEFRNSGAVAEMNTGFSPEVKEDLNGSFPNQLETDPFVDLKEQSTRSSRRSSSELSPDAVEKAGMSSNQSVSSPVLDAVPRTPSRERSSSASPELKDGLPRTPSRRSRSGSSPGLRDGSGTPSRHSLSGSSPGMKDIPRTPSRGRSECDSSPEPKALPQTPRPRSRSPSSPELNNKCLTPQRERSGSESSVEQKTVARTPLGQRSRSGSSQELDGKPGASPQERSESDSSPDSKAKIRVPLRERSRSGSSPEVESKSRPSPRRSRSGSSPEVKDKPRAAPRAQSGSDSSPEPKAPALRALPRRSRSGSSSKGRGPSPEGSSSSESSPEHPPKSRTARRSSRSSPEPKTKSRTPPRRRSSRSSPELTRKARLSRRSRSASSSPETRSRTPPRRRRSPSVSSPEPAEKSRSSRRRRSASSPRAKTTSRRGRSPSPKPRGLQRSRSRSRREKTRTTRRRDRSGSSQSTSRRRQRSRSRSRVTRRRRGGSGYHSRSPARQESSRTSSRRRRGRSRTPPTSRKRSRSRTSPAPWKRSRSRASPATHRRSRSRTPLVSRRRSRSRTSPVSRRRSRSRTSVTRRRSRSRASPVSRRRSRSRTPPVTRRRSRSRTPTRRRSRSRTPPVTRRRSRSRTPPVTRRRSRSRTSITRRRSRSRTSPVTRRRSRSRTSPVNRRRSRSRTSPVTRRRSRSRTPPAIRRRSRSRTPLLPRKRSRSRSPLAIRRRSRSRTPRTTRGKRSLTRSPPAIRRRSASGSSSDRSRSASPPATRNHSGSRTPPVALNSSRMSCFSRPSMSPTPLDRCRSPGMLEPLGSSRTPMSVLQQPGGSMMDGPGPRIPDHPRTSVPENHAQSRIALALTAISLGTARPPPSMSAAGLAARMSQVPAPVPLMSLRTAPAASLASRIPAASAAAMNLASARTPAIPAAVNLADSRTPAAAAAMNLASPRTAVAPSAVNLADPRTPTAPAVNLAGARTPAALAALSLTSSGTPPTAANYPSSSRTPQAAAPANLVGPRSAHATTPVNIASSRTPPALAPASLTSARMAPALSGANLTSPRVPLSAYERVSGRTSPPLLDRARSRTPPGGPGSRTPPSALSQSRMTSERAPSPASRMVQAPSQCVLPPAQDRARSPVPSAFSDQSRALLAQTTPVAGSQSLSSGTVAKTTSSGDHNGMLSGPVPGMSHPEGGEPPASTGAQQPSALAALQPAKERRSSSSSSSSSSSSSSSSSSSSSSSSSSGSSSSDSEGSSLPAQPEVALKRVPSPAPAPKEAAREGRPQEPTPAKRKRRSSSSSSSSSSSSSSSSSSSSSSSSSSSSSSSSSSSSSSTSSPSPAKPGPQVLPKPASPKKPPPGEQSLFPVSLPPRHSLPHVARGIFLKRTSGYFPPLHKSFRDALWPAG; encoded by the exons ATGTACAACGGGATCGGGCTGCCGACGCCCCGGGGCAGCGGCACCAACGGCTACGTCCAGCGCAACCTGTCCCTGGTGCGGGGCCGCCGGGGTGAGCGGCCTGACTACAAGGGAGAGGAGGAACTGCGGCGCCTGGAGGCTGCCCTGGTGAAGCGGCCTAATCCTGACATCCTGGACCACGAGCGCAAGCGGCGCGTGGAGCTGCGATGCCTCGAGCTGGAGGAGATGATGgaagagcaggg GTACGAGGAACAGCAAATTCAGGAAAAAGTGGCTACTTTTCGACTCATGTTGCTGGAGAAGGATGTGAACCCTGGGGGCAAGGAAGAGACCCCAGGACAGCGGCCAGC GGTAACTGAGACTCACCAGTTGGCCgaactgaatgaaaagaaaaatgagcgaCTCCGTGCTGCCTTTGGCATCAGTGATTCCTATGTGGATGGCAGCTCTTTTGATCCTCAGCGTCGTGCTCGAGAAGCTAAACAACCAGCTCCAGAGCCCCCTAAACCTTACAG CCTTGTCCGGGAGTCCAGCAGTTCCCGCTCACCAAccccaaagcaaaagaagaaaaagaagaagaaagatagagGACG CAGGTCAGAGAGCAGCTCTCCTCGacgggagaggaagaagagctcTAAGAAGAAGAAGCACAG GTCAGAGTCTGAATCCAAAAAACGGAAGCATAG GTCTCCCACTCCAAAGAGCAAACGTAAATCTAAGGACAAGAAGAGGAAGCG GTCTCGAAGTACAACACCAGCCCCCAAGAGCCGCCGGGCCCACCGTTCAACATCTGCTgactctgcttcctcttctgatACTTCCCGCAGTAG GTCTCGAAGTGCAGCAGCAAAAACCCATACAACTGCCTTGACTGGGCGAAGTCCTTCCCCCGTTTCAGGGCGGCGAGGGGAGGGAGATGCACCTTCTAAGGAACCAGGTACCACCAACACAGGGCAGCCTGGCAGCCCGGAGCCCTCTACAAAGCAGCCTAGCAGTCCGCATGAAGACAAAGACAAGGAG AAATCTGCAGTTCGACTTAGCCCCTCTCCGGAAAGGAGCAGCACAGGCCCAGAACCACCTGCTCCCACTCTGCTCCTTGCTGAGCAACATGGCGGCTCCCCACAACCCCTTGAAACAACCACCTTAAGTCAGGAGCCAGTGAACCCCCCATCTGAGGCTTCCCCACCCAGGGGCCGTTCACTACCTAAGTCTCCTGAGAAACCAGCCCAGTCTTCTTCAGAGAGCTGTCCACCATCCCCTCAACCTACCAAAGTTTCTCGACATGCGAGCTCTTCCCCTGAAAGTCCTAAACCTGCACCAGCTCCTGGGTCCCGCCGAGAGATTTCTTCTTCTCCCGCATCCAAGAGTCGCTCACATGGCCGGGCAAAGCGGGATAAATCACATTCTCATACTCCTTCTCGAAGGGTGGCAAGGTCCCGTAGCCCTACCACTACTAAGAGGGGACGCTCTCGGTCTCGAACCCCTACCAAGAGAGGTCATTCTCGGTCCCGATCCCCTCAGTGGCGTAGGTCCCGGTCTGCACAGAGGTGGGGACGATCCAGAAGCCCCCAGCGACGTGGGCGCTCTAGGTCTCCTCAGCGACTAGGCTGGTCTAGAAGCAGAAATACCCAGAGAAGAGGCAGGTCTAGATCAGCAAGGCGAGGCAGGTCACACTCTAGATCCCCAGCCACTAGGGGCAGATCTCGTTCTAGAACGCCAGCCCGTCGGGCCAGGTCTCGTTCTAGAACACCTGCCAGGCGGAGATCGCGATCCAGAACACCTGTCAGGCGTAGGTCTCGCTCTAGAACACCAGCCCGGCGGGGTAGGTCTCGCTCTAGAACACCTGCTAGGCGCAGATCTAGGACCCGATCACCAGTACGACGGAGGTCTCGTAGCAGATCACCAGCCAGGAGAAGTGCCAGGTCACGTTCTAGAACCCCAGCAAGACGTGGGCGGTCACGCTCTAGAACCCCAGCCAGAAGAGGGAGATCGCGGTCTAGAACACCTGCAAGACGAGGTCGGTCTCGGTCTAGGACACCGGCAAGACGAGGACGGTCTCGGTCTAGGACACCTGCAAGACGAAGATCTCGTAGTAGAAGTGTGGTTAGACGGGGAAGATCTCACTCTAGAACGCCACAAAGAAGAGGCAGATCTGGTTCATCTTCAGAGCGGAAGAACAAATCCAGAACGTCACAGAGAAGGAGCAGGTCTAACTCAAGCCCTGAAATGAAAAAATCTCGCATTTCTTCAAGGCGGAGTAGGTCTCTCTCTTCACCACGGTCCAAAGCAAAATCTCGCTTGTCTTTGAGGCGAAGCCTTTCAGGGTCCTCTCCATGTCCTAAACAGAAGTCTCAGACACCACCAAGGCGCAGTCGCTCTGGATCATCCCAACCAAAAGCTAAATCTAGAACGCCACCAAGGCGAAGTCGTTCTGGTTCTTCTCCTCCTTCTAATCAGAAATCTAAAACACCATCAAGACAAAGTTGTTCCAGTTCATCTCCTCAACCTAAAGTAAAGTCTGGAACACCACCAAGGCAAGGGTCTGTAACAAGTCCCCAGGCAAATGAACAATCTGTAACACCACAAATACAGAGCCGTTCAGAATCATCACCTGACCCTGAGGTGAAATCTGCAACCCCTTCGAGACTTAGCTGTTCTGGGTCCTCTCCTCCTAGAGTGAAATCTAGCACATCTCCAAGACGGAGCCGATCTGGGTCATCATCTCCACAACCCAAAGTGAAGGCAGTCATGTCACCCGTACTAAGCCATTCTGGCTCCTCTTCTCCAAGTCCTAGCAGGGTGACATCTAAAACACCTCCAAGGCAAAGCAGATCAGAGTCTCCTTGCTCCAAGGTGGAAGCTAGATTGTTGGAAAGACACAGCCGTTCTAGGTCCTCCTCACCAGATACCAAAGTGAAACCTGGAACGCCACCAAGACAAAGTCACTCAGGGTCTACTTCGCCATACCCTAAGTCCAAGCCCCAAACTCCATCGGGGCACAATATTTGTGGATCAAAGTCCCCATGTTCCCAAGAGAAATTGAAAGACTTAACAGCACAAAGTTCTGgatccttctctctgtgtccaggAGTAAAGGCTAACACACCACCAGGAGAGCTGTATTTTGCTGCTGCCTCTTTGCAACAGAAAGGACAATCTCAAACTTCACCAGACCCTAGGTCTGATACTTCAAGTCCCGAAATGAAACAGAGTCACTCTGAGTTTCCATCTGTGCAGAGCAAATCTCAGACACCTCTTAAAGGTGGCCGGTCCAGGTCCTCATCTCCAGTCACTGAGCCGGCCCCCAGATCTCCGGCAAAACAAGAAGGAAGTGAATTGTCAAGTCCTAGGCTAAAATCTGGAATGTCTCCTGAGCAGAGCAAGTCAGAGTCTGACTCTTCCCCATATCCTGCAGTGGACTCTAAATCTCTTGTGGGGCAGAGTAGATTGGAGCCTTCTGAATCGAAAGAGAAAACAGTCTTACTCCTTCAGGAGGAGATGACTGCGTCCTCTCCTAGACCAAGAGACAAATCGAGTCCTCTTCCAGTGCAGGACAAGCCTGATTCCTCACCAGTACTCAGAGAGATGCCTAAAACCCCATCAAGGGAAAGAGGTGGTGGTGTTGGATCATCTCCAGATCCAAAAGACCAAAGTGTGTTAGCTAAGCCAGGCCAAGATGAAGAGTTAATGGAGGTGGTAGAGAAATCGGAAGAATCCTCAAAGCAGGTCCTCTCccatctgtctccagaacttaAAGAAGTGGCTGGCAGTAACTTTGAATCGTCTCCTGAAATAGAAGAAAGACCCACTATGTCGCTGACTCTTGACCAAAGCCAGTCGCAGACTTCCTTGGAAGTAGAAGGCCCTGTAGTGCCCTCAACTTGGAGTGGGCCACATTTTTCTCCAGAACATAAAGAACTGTCTAACTCTCCCCCAAGGGAGAATAGTTCTGGATCACCTTTAGAATTTAGAAACTCGGGTGCTGTTGCAGAAATGAATACTGGGTTTTCTCCTGAAGTCAAAGAAGATTTGAATGGATCTTTTCCTAATCAACTGGAGACTGATCCATTTGTAGACCTTAAAGAACAATCTACAAGGTCTTCTAGACGCAGCAGTTCTGAGTTATCCCCTGATGCAGTGGAAAAAGCGGGAATGTCTTCGAATCAGAGTGTTTCCTCACCAGTACTTGATGCAGTACCCAGAACACCGTCTCGGGAAAGAAGTAGCTCTGCCTCTCCTGAGCTGAAAGATGGCTTACCCAGAACCCCTTCACGGAGAAGCAGGTCTGGGTCTTCTCCAGGACTTAGAGATGGGTCTGGGACTCCCTCAAGACATAGCTTGTCTGGGTCCTCTCCTGGAATGAAAGATATACCTAGAACACCATCCAGGGGGAGAAGCGAATGTGATTCTTCTCCAGAACCAAAAGCTTTGCCTCAGACTCCTAGACCAAGGAGTCGTTCACCATCGTCCCCAGAGCTCAACAACAAGTGTCTCAccccccagagagagagaagtggatcAGAATCCTCAGTTGAACAGAAGACTGTAGCTAGGACTCCGCTTGGTCAGAGAAGTCGATCTGGATCTTCTCAAGAACTTGATGGGAAACCAGGTGCATCCCCTCAAGAAAGAAGTGAGTCAGACTCCTCTCCAGATTCTAAAGCTAAGATACGAGTGCCTCTCAGAGAGAGGAGTCGCTCTGGATCATCTCCAGAAGTTGAGAGCAAATCGCGACCTTCTCCTCGGCGTAGTAGATCTGGCTCATCTCCTGAAGTTAAAGATAAGCCAAGAGCAGCACCCAGGGCACAGAGTGGTTCTGATTCCTCTCCTGAACCCAAGGCTCCTGCTCTTCGGGCTCTTCCCAGACGAAGCAGATCGGGTTCATcaagcaaaggcagaggcccttCTCCTGAAGGAAGCAGCAGTTCAGAGTCATCTCCAGAACACCCACCCAAATCCAGAACTGCTAGAAGAAGCTCTAGGTCCTCCCCAGAGCCCAAGACCAAGTCCCGTACTCCACCTCGCCGTCGCAGCTCTCGATCATCTCCTGAGCTGACCAGGAAGGCCAGACTTTCTCGTAGAAGCCGCTCTGCGTCGTCCTCACCAGAGACCCGTTCTAGAACTCCCCCAAGACGCCGAAGAAGTCCTTCAGTGTCTTCCCCAGAGCCAGCTGAAAAGTCGAGATCCTCACGCCGCCGGCGCTCAGCTTCATCCCCACGTGCTAAGACAACCTCACGGAGAGGCCGTTCTCCTTCGCCAAAGCCTCGTGGGCTCCAGAGATCCCGTTCCCGCTCAAGGAGGGAGAAAACCAGAACGACTCGACGTCGAGATAGATCTGGATCTTCTCAGTCAACCTCTCGGAGAAGACAGCGGAGCCGGTCAAGGTCTCGGGTCACTCGTCGGAGGAGGGGAGGCTCTGGTTACCACTCAAGGTCTCCTGCCCGGCAGGAGAGTTCCCGAACTTCTTCCCGACGCCGAAGAGGCCGTTCTCGGACACCCCCAACCAGTCGGAAGCGGTCCCGCTCACGCACTTCACCAGCCCCATGGAAACGTTCAAGATCTCGGGCCTCTCCTGCCACTCACCGGCGATCCCGCTCCAGAACACCTCTGGTCAGCCGCCGTCGGTCCAGGTCTCGAACCTCACCAGTCAGTCGGAGACGATCAAGGTCCAGGACATCAGTGACTCGACGAAGATCTCGATCCAGAGCATCCCCAGTGAGTCGAAGACGATCCAGGTCTAGAACGCCACCCGTAACCCGCCGTCGTTCGAGGTCCAGAACACCGACACGCCGGCGCTCCCGTTCTAGAACTCCACCAGTGACCCGAAGAAGGTCTAGATCTAGGACTCCACCAGTAACCAGGAGGCGATCACGAAGCAGAACATCTATTACTCGCAGAAGGTCGAGATCTAGAACATCCCCAGTTACTCGTAGGAGATCTAGATCTCGCACGTCTCCAGTAAATCGCAGGAGGTCCCGCTCTCGAACCTCTCCAGTGACACGCCGCCGATCTCGATCCCGAACGCCTCCAGCTATTCGGCGCCGCTCTAGGTCTCGGACCCCACTGTTGCCACGCAAACGTTCTCGAAGTCGCTCTCCACTTGCCATTCGCCGCCGTTCTAGGTCCCGTACTCCACGAACAACTCGGGGCAAACGGTCCTTAACAAGATCTCCTCCTGCCATCCGAAGGCGTTCTGCATCTGGAAGTAGTTCTGACCGTTCACGTTCTGCTAGTCCTCCAGCAACAAGGAATCATTCTGGTTCTCGGACACCTCCAGTAGCACTCAATAGCTCCAGAATGAGCTGCTTTAGTCGTCCTAGCATGTCACCAACACCTCTGGACCGCTGTCGATCACCTGGAATGCTTGAACCACTTGGCAGCTCTAGAACACCCATGTCTGTCCTGCAGCAGCCTGGTGGCTCTATGATGGATGGTCCAGGTCCCCGAATTCCTGATCACCCAAGAACATCTGTGCCAGAGAATCATGCACAGTCAAGAATTGCACTTGCCCTGACAGCCATCAGTCTTGGCACTGCTCGGCCGCCTCCATCCATGTCTGCTGCTGGCCTTGCTGCAAGAATGTCCCAGGTTCCAGCTCCAGTGCCTCTTATGAGTCTCAGAACGGCCCCAGCTGCTAGCCTTGCCAGTAGGATTCCTGCAGCCTCTGCAGCAGCCATGAACCTGGCCAGCGCCAGGACACCTGCCATACCAGCGGCAGTGAATCTGGCTGACTCAAGAACACCAGCTGCAGCAGCAGCCATGAACTTGGCCAGTCCCAGAACAGCAGTGGCACCTTCTGCTGTGAACCTTGCTGACCCTCGCACCCCTACAGCCCCAGCTGTGAACCTAGCAGGAGCCAGAACCCCAGCTGCCTTGGCGGCTTTGAGTCTCACCAGTTCTGGCACACCCCCAACTGCTGCAAACTATCCCTCCAGCTCCAGAACACCCCAGGCTGCAGCCCCTGCAAACCTGGTGGGTCCTAGATCTGCACATGCCACAACTCCTGTGAATATTGCCAGCTCAAGAACCCCTCCTGCCTTGGCACCTGCAAGCCTCACCAGTGCTAGAATGGCTCCAGCCTTGTCTGGTGCAAACCTTACCAGCCCCAGGGTGCCCCTGTCTGCCTACGAGCGTGTTAGTGGCAGAACCTCACCACCACTTCTCGACAGAGCCAGATCCAGAACCCCGCCAGGAGGCCCAGGCTCCAGAACCCCACCATCTGCCCTGAGCCAGTCTAGAATGACCTCTGAGCgggctccctctcctgcctctagGATGGTCCAGGCTCCCTCACAGTGTGTTCTCCCTCCAGCTCAGGATAGAGCTAGGTCCCCTGTGCCATCTGCTTTTTCTGACCAGTCCCGAGCTTTGCTTGCCCAGACCACCCCTGTAGCAGGGTCTCAGTCCCTTTCCTCTGGGACAGTGGCCAAGACCACGTCCTCTGGTGACCACAACGGCATGCTCTCTGGCCCTGTCCCTGGGATGTCCCATCCTGAGGGTGGGGAACCACCTGCCTCCACTGGGGCCCAGCAGCCTTCTGCACTGGCCGCCCTGCAGCCGGCAAAGGAGCGGCggagttcctcctcctcctcctcctccagctcctcttcatcatcgtcatcatcgtcgtcctcttcctcctcctcctcttctggttCCAGTTCCAGCGACTCAGAGGGCTCTAGCCTTCCTGCTCAACCTGAGGTAGCACTGAAGAG GGTGCCCAGCCCCGCCCCAGCTCCAAAGGAGGCTGCTCGAGAGGGACGTCCTCAGGAGCCGACCCCAGCCAAGCGGAAGAGGCGCTCTAGTAGCTCCAgttccagctcctcctcctcttcctcctcttcctcttcctcttcctcttcctcctcctcctcttcctcctcctcctcttcttcctcttcttcctcctcttctacttcctccccctcccctgctaaGCCTGGCCCTCAGGTCTTGCCCAAACCTGCAAGCCCCAAGAAGCCGCCCCCTGGCGAGCAGAG cctcttccctgtctccctgcctccacgCCATTCTCTTCCACACGTAGCCAGAGGGATCTTTCTAAAACGCACATCTGGTTACTTCCCTCCACTCCACAAATCCTTCCGGGACGCCCTGTGGCCTGCAGGATAA